A window of Ictidomys tridecemlineatus isolate mIctTri1 chromosome 15, mIctTri1.hap1, whole genome shotgun sequence contains these coding sequences:
- the Cbln1 gene encoding cerebellin-1, which produces MLGVVELLLLGAAWLAGPARGQNETEPIVLEGKCLVVCDSNPTSDPTGTALGISVRSGSAKVAFSAIRSTNHEPSEMSNRTMIIYFDQVLVNIGNNFDSERSTFIAPRKGIYSFNFHVVKVYNRQTIQVSLMLNGWPVISAFAGDQDVTREAASNGVLIQMEKGDRAYLKLERGNLMGGWKYSTFSGFLVFPL; this is translated from the exons ATGCTGGGCGTCGtggagctgctgctgctgggggctGCGTGGCTGGCAGGCCCGGCCCGAGGGCAGAATGAGACGGAGCCCATCGTGCTCGAGGGCAAGTGCCTGGTGGTGTGCGACTCCAACCCCACGTCGGATCCCACGGGCACAGCTCTGGGCATCTCGGTGCGCTCCGGAAGCGCCAAGGTGGCTTTCTCTGCTATCAGGAGCACCAACCACGAACCGTCCGAGATGAGTAATCGCACCATGATCATCTACTTCGACCAG GTACTAGTGAACATCGGGAACAACTTTGATTCAGAACGCAGCACTTTCATCGCCCCGCGCAAAGGGATCTACAGTTTTAACTTCCACGTGGTAAAAGTCTACAACAGACAGACCATCCAG GTGAGCCTCATGTTAAACGGGTGGCCAGTGATTTCAGCCTTCGCTGGCGACCAGGACGTGACGCGGGAGGCCGCCAGCAACGGAGTCCTGATTCAAATGGAGAAAGGCGACCGAGCATACCTCAAGCTGGAGCGGGGGAACTTGATGGGGGGCTGGAAGTACTCGACCTTCTCCGGATTCCTCGTGTTCCCCCTCTGA